In a single window of the Armatimonadota bacterium genome:
- a CDS encoding NAD+ synthase, which produces MAKSIDIPLRIALAQVNLTVGDLDGNSAKIAEYIARAKEAGADIVAFPELSITSYPPEDLLLKNGFVQRNIDCLHKITEVSKGITAIIGFVDKINSDIYNAAAIISDGELVGVHHKFNLPNYGVFDEHRYFQRGKETKVFKAGEVRFGVEICEDSWYAEGPHRLQALIGNAHVIIVINSSPFHAGKWRHREEMLATRAMDNLCFFAYVNLVGGQDELVFDGHSLVVGPDGRVICRGPAFEEALVIVDLNINEVLHHRLSDTRYKEQKERLCPKEAVVEKVQIPPFLQKAPRHELPSCLPNPPSRLEEIYKALILGTRDYVHKNGFEKVVLGLSGGIDSALTAVIAVDSLGKDRVVAVVMPSQYSSEETQSDAVKLAESLGIQYYRIPIQQIFEAYLSTLSSAFVGTQPGVAEENIQARIRGNILMALSNKFGWLVLTTGNKSEIAVGYTTLYGDMAGGFGVLKDVPKTLVYELVDYRNSLGKVIPDSIIKRPPSAELRPGQKDVDTLPPYEILDPILHAYVEQDKSIAEIVAMGFDEPTVRRVAHMVDRNEYKRRQAPPGIKITPKAFGKDRRLPITNKYRE; this is translated from the coding sequence ATGGCAAAATCGATTGACATACCTTTGAGAATAGCGCTTGCACAAGTTAACCTTACTGTTGGCGACCTTGACGGTAACTCTGCAAAAATTGCTGAGTACATCGCTCGTGCAAAGGAAGCCGGAGCGGATATCGTCGCCTTTCCTGAACTCTCAATCACAAGCTATCCGCCAGAAGATCTCCTTCTTAAAAATGGTTTTGTCCAACGAAACATTGATTGCCTTCACAAAATCACTGAAGTGTCAAAAGGAATCACGGCAATTATAGGCTTTGTGGATAAGATTAATAGCGATATATACAATGCCGCTGCAATCATATCAGACGGCGAACTCGTGGGGGTGCATCATAAGTTTAACTTGCCAAATTATGGCGTTTTCGACGAGCATAGATACTTCCAACGTGGCAAAGAAACAAAAGTCTTCAAGGCTGGCGAAGTAAGATTCGGAGTGGAAATTTGCGAAGACAGCTGGTACGCCGAGGGGCCACATAGACTTCAAGCACTCATAGGTAATGCGCATGTCATCATTGTAATAAATTCCTCGCCATTCCATGCAGGAAAATGGCGGCATCGCGAGGAGATGCTTGCCACGCGCGCAATGGACAATTTATGCTTCTTTGCTTACGTCAACTTAGTAGGTGGGCAAGACGAGCTCGTATTTGATGGCCACTCATTGGTTGTCGGGCCGGATGGGAGGGTCATCTGCCGTGGCCCAGCATTTGAAGAAGCGCTTGTTATAGTAGATTTGAATATCAATGAGGTCCTCCACCACCGCCTTTCGGACACTCGGTATAAAGAGCAAAAAGAGCGCCTCTGCCCAAAAGAAGCAGTGGTCGAGAAAGTGCAAATACCCCCATTCTTACAAAAGGCACCAAGGCACGAACTGCCGTCATGCCTACCAAATCCCCCAAGCCGATTAGAAGAAATATACAAAGCTCTTATCCTCGGCACCAGGGATTACGTTCACAAGAACGGTTTTGAAAAGGTAGTTCTCGGTTTGAGCGGGGGAATTGATTCCGCACTTACGGCAGTCATCGCAGTGGATTCACTTGGCAAGGACCGAGTAGTGGCAGTGGTTATGCCTTCGCAATATTCATCGGAGGAGACGCAAAGCGATGCGGTTAAACTTGCCGAAAGTCTAGGCATTCAGTATTACCGCATTCCAATCCAGCAAATCTTTGAAGCATACCTCTCCACACTCTCCAGCGCCTTTGTGGGAACACAGCCGGGAGTAGCAGAGGAAAATATCCAGGCCCGGATACGCGGAAACATCCTAATGGCTCTATCCAATAAGTTTGGCTGGCTAGTACTTACTACTGGCAACAAGAGCGAGATCGCGGTAGGATACACTACTCTCTATGGCGATATGGCAGGAGGATTTGGCGTACTTAAGGACGTTCCCAAGACACTTGTTTATGAGCTTGTGGATTATCGAAACAGCCTTGGAAAGGTAATTCCCGACAGCATCATAAAGCGTCCTCCCTCAGCAGAGCTGCGCCCTGGCCAGAAGGATGTTGACACACTGCCGCCATACGAGATCTTGGACCCCATCCTACACGCGTACGTTGAACAAGACAAAAGCATTGCAGAAATTGTAGCCATGGGTTTTGATGAGCCAACTGTTAGGCGAGTTGCTCACATGGTTGATAGAAATGAATACAAGCGGCGGCAGGCGCCACCCGGCATTAAAATCACACCAAAAGCTTTTGGCAAGGACAGACGCCTTCCAATCACCAACAAATATAGAGAATAG
- a CDS encoding ribose-phosphate pyrophosphokinase, producing the protein MPQIFVTSTESDNPFAIDIAVYCKQTIDIADIISLKTFANSEFCPRFISDENDLQNIGNKLCNTTVIIVSTASNSVSRNELSWRTLLVARAAKDNGAKQVILIEPDLFFSAQDRGPRPEHGEVDFKRDIWDYKKFDGQPFSSKLYAESLALAGVDAVITVHNHSASVQRLFNRIMNGRFLNLSPAEVFADYIRRSDVTPSLHSGDGVLICAPDKGARGFAVEVQNKLGMPSAGLLYIAKERTGERHISSFIDPSSPCPLEAIQGKDVVVFDDMVRTGGTIKECCRLLKEAGAGRVVFFVTHFYSSPEVRENLNSPDLDEIITTNTLPSILNRDMQGRLRRKLTVLKIEKWISHHILSYLGFPTDHLTGQLYSVDMSSKNPRWSP; encoded by the coding sequence ATGCCTCAAATCTTTGTCACAAGCACAGAATCGGATAATCCGTTTGCGATTGATATTGCTGTATACTGTAAGCAGACTATAGATATAGCCGACATTATTTCTCTAAAGACATTTGCGAACAGCGAATTTTGCCCGCGCTTTATCAGTGATGAGAACGACCTTCAGAATATTGGCAACAAGCTGTGCAACACGACTGTCATTATTGTTTCCACAGCCTCCAATAGTGTAAGCCGAAACGAACTCTCCTGGCGGACCCTACTAGTTGCAAGAGCAGCCAAAGATAATGGTGCTAAACAGGTCATTCTAATTGAGCCTGACCTTTTCTTCAGCGCTCAAGATCGAGGACCTAGACCCGAACACGGAGAGGTGGATTTTAAGCGCGACATATGGGACTATAAGAAATTTGACGGCCAACCTTTCAGTAGCAAGCTTTACGCGGAGTCGCTGGCGCTCGCAGGAGTTGATGCTGTAATTACCGTACACAATCACTCAGCTTCCGTGCAAAGGCTTTTTAATCGAATCATGAATGGACGTTTCCTAAACCTATCTCCCGCCGAGGTTTTCGCAGACTATATCCGCAGGTCCGATGTAACACCAAGCCTGCATTCTGGTGATGGCGTGCTAATATGTGCGCCAGATAAAGGAGCAAGGGGCTTTGCCGTTGAGGTACAAAATAAGTTGGGTATGCCCTCTGCAGGATTGCTCTATATTGCTAAGGAGCGAACAGGCGAACGGCATATATCAAGCTTTATTGACCCATCATCACCATGTCCTTTGGAAGCCATCCAGGGGAAGGACGTCGTAGTATTTGACGATATGGTGCGCACTGGCGGAACAATTAAAGAATGCTGTCGTCTACTGAAAGAAGCTGGCGCAGGCAGGGTTGTCTTCTTCGTTACCCACTTTTACTCTTCCCCAGAGGTACGCGAGAATCTCAACAGCCCCGACCTCGACGAGATTATCACTACCAACACCCTGCCCTCAATCTTGAATCGAGACATGCAGGGACGACTGCGACGTAAGCTCACGGTCCTAAAGATAGAGAAGTGGATATCCCACCACATCTTAAGTTATTTGGGCTTTCCCACCGACCACCTTACTGGCCAATTGTATTCAGTAGATATGTCCTCTAAAAATCCACGTTGGTCACCATAA
- a CDS encoding flavin reductase → MEEVFKKTSVETITLNPFEIVLKDWMLVTAGPPEDYNTMTAGWGGMGALWGKPICFCVIRPTRHTYKFLEKNENFTLCFFSEEYKEALQFCGSKSGRDVPDKARQAGLTPMPGMLPMTSVFKEARLVFECRKIYIQDIDPKNFLDPNIEQWYPQKDYHRLYVGEVINCWTK, encoded by the coding sequence ATGGAAGAGGTGTTTAAAAAAACCTCAGTGGAAACTATCACCCTAAACCCCTTCGAGATAGTGTTAAAAGATTGGATGTTGGTTACAGCCGGGCCGCCGGAAGATTACAACACAATGACAGCAGGGTGGGGCGGCATGGGTGCGCTATGGGGTAAGCCCATATGCTTTTGCGTAATCCGCCCAACCCGGCACACATACAAGTTTCTGGAGAAAAATGAGAACTTCACCCTTTGTTTCTTCTCAGAAGAATATAAGGAGGCGCTTCAATTTTGCGGCAGTAAATCGGGCCGTGATGTGCCAGATAAAGCAAGACAGGCAGGGTTGACCCCGATGCCTGGCATGCTACCAATGACAAGTGTCTTTAAGGAGGCAAGATTGGTTTTTGAATGTCGAAAAATATATATTCAAGATATAGACCCGAAAAACTTCCTTGACCCAAATATTGAACAATGGTACCCACAGAAAGACTATCACCGACTGTATGTAGGTGAGGTGATAAATTGCTGGACAAAATAA
- a CDS encoding STAS domain-containing protein, whose amino-acid sequence MDIEITHNSCTAVKVHGEIDIGNVDEFSAMLEKAAKDAQNGCLVVDLSSATYIDGAGIKEILRIYHRLISLGGAIAVVPSKMAQRILEILRAHELPGFKICDDFQMAIKALLSYTGNLQ is encoded by the coding sequence ATGGATATAGAAATCACACACAATTCTTGCACTGCTGTTAAGGTACATGGCGAAATCGACATCGGCAATGTAGATGAATTTAGTGCAATGCTTGAAAAAGCAGCCAAGGATGCCCAAAACGGCTGTTTAGTGGTGGATTTATCGTCGGCAACATATATAGACGGCGCAGGAATCAAGGAGATTCTGCGTATTTATCATAGGCTGATTTCATTAGGAGGTGCCATTGCAGTAGTACCAAGCAAAATGGCACAAAGGATTCTTGAAATTCTCAGGGCTCATGAGCTTCCTGGCTTTAAAATCTGCGATGATTTTCAGATGGCTATAAAAGCGCTTTTAAGCTATACAGGTAATTTACAATGA
- a CDS encoding class II fructose-bisphosphate aldolase, protein MDIKHQNYNIVDRVPAPKNRLARMVSAAVEHKIVIPAFNVPYLPMAEPILKTLAELDTFGMLAVARLELIKFEAKSLSHIAEEYRRHADPRVSTLHLDHTPVIDEDGLLCDWEPLITEAISLGYDSVMIDGSRLHFEENIAVTKRVVEIAHQEGVLVEAELGAVLGHEPGPLPPYEELFASKKGFTDPNEAREFVQRTGVDWLSVSIGSVHGAISAAAKDRPKPKARLDIEHLKKLRDATGIPLVLHGGSGIPQSYINEAVKNGIAKINIATDIRQPYESVLGSGGSISDAQVAVAEVIRHLICEVYKIAGSATKLSEFIGKI, encoded by the coding sequence TTGGATATTAAGCATCAAAATTATAACATCGTCGACCGGGTGCCAGCTCCAAAAAATCGACTTGCACGTATGGTCTCAGCCGCTGTTGAGCATAAAATTGTCATTCCAGCGTTCAATGTTCCATACCTTCCAATGGCTGAGCCGATTCTTAAGACATTGGCGGAGCTTGATACGTTTGGAATGCTGGCTGTCGCGCGACTTGAACTCATAAAGTTCGAGGCAAAGAGCCTAAGCCACATTGCTGAAGAATATCGCCGCCATGCCGACCCCCGAGTGTCAACGCTCCATCTTGACCACACGCCGGTAATTGATGAGGATGGCTTACTTTGCGATTGGGAACCCCTTATTACGGAAGCTATATCTTTGGGCTATGACTCGGTTATGATTGACGGCTCGCGGCTCCATTTTGAGGAGAATATCGCTGTGACTAAGCGCGTCGTCGAGATTGCACATCAAGAAGGTGTGCTGGTTGAAGCAGAGTTAGGCGCGGTACTCGGCCATGAACCAGGTCCACTTCCTCCATATGAAGAGCTTTTTGCCAGCAAAAAAGGATTTACAGACCCCAACGAAGCGAGGGAATTTGTTCAGCGAACAGGAGTGGATTGGCTTTCTGTTTCGATTGGTTCGGTTCATGGGGCGATTTCCGCGGCGGCAAAAGACCGACCAAAACCCAAGGCTAGACTTGATATTGAGCACTTAAAAAAACTACGCGATGCGACCGGAATTCCTCTTGTCCTGCATGGTGGATCTGGGATTCCACAGTCGTACATTAATGAAGCGGTGAAAAATGGTATCGCAAAGATTAACATCGCCACTGACATACGCCAGCCTTACGAGAGTGTTCTTGGTAGCGGGGGGAGTATTTCAGACGCACAGGTGGCGGTTGCCGAAGTGATAAGACATTTAATTTGCGAAGTGTATAAAATAGCAGGGTCAGCAACAAAATTGTCGGAGTTTATCGGGAAGATTTGA